Sequence from the Chthonomonas sp. genome:
GGTTGTTCATGTTCCAGCCGATGCTCGGGTCCGTCGCATGATCTCGAATGCGATACTCTTCGCTCTTGTTCGGATCTACCGCGCCGACGTGAATCAACGTGTTCTTCACATACGGCATCATCTGCTGGCCCGGCACGGTGTCGGGCGGACCAAAGCCCCAGCCCGGCAGCCCGACTCCACCTGAATTTGACAGGAAGTAGCCGCCATCGTAGTCAGCGGTGTACATGGCCGTTGCGGTGCCGATCTGCTTGAAGCTCGCGATGTCCTGCGTTTTGTATGCCGCCGCCTTCGCCTGGGCGAAAACCGGGAACAAGATTGCAGCCAAGATCGCGATGATCGCGATTACAACAAGAAGCTCGATGAGCGTGAAGCCACGGGATAAGTTCTTCATAGGCATATGCGTCGCTTGAATAGGAATAGGTTAAGTTAGTATAGGTCGTGTACCAGGCTTTTGAGGTGGTGTTTTCGCAAGCCATGCGGGAATGTTGTCCGGAGCGAACGTCTGAGCCTCCACTCGGTAGGAGGCAAACAACGGCGCGCCGAAGTCGAGCGGTTCGGCTGAACGATCGATGAGCACCCCGACACCCGCAATCTGAGCCGAGTGCTCGCGGCCCAAACTGGTCACTTCGCGGACGGAAGTCCCAGTGGTTAGAACGTCATCCACGACCAAAACGCGCGCATCCCGCGGAATGCTTGCGCCGCGACGCAGTGTCTTCTTTCCGCCTTCGCTCTCGACGTACAGTGCTGGTAGTCCCATCTGGCGGGCGACTTCAAACGCGATGATAATGCCGCCCGTCGTGGGACCGGCCACGAGGTCAATCTTGGAGTGTTGGAAATGCTGGGCAATCTCGGCGCAAAGGGTGCTCAAGACTTTCGGTTGCTCAAGCACACGAAATTTCTCGAAGTAGACGTCGCTGTGCCGCCCACTCGTGAGGATGAAGTGCCCCCGGAGAATCGCTCCACTGGCTTCGAGCAGCTCGCCCAGATCCATGGCGACGGTTTACCCGATGCCGCGCGTTACTTCTTCACGTAGGTGACTTTGGTCACGACATCGCCGGGCTCAAGCGAGTCCAGCAAATCCAGCCCCTCGACCACTTGGCCGAAGACGGTGTAGTTGTCATCCAGGAACGAGTACGCCCCGAGCATGATGTAGAACTGGCAATCGCCGGAATCTTTGTCTTCGGGCAACCGCGAGAGTCCTACCGCGCCGCGCACATGGCGCAGGCCGCTCGCCTCGTAAGGGATCTTGGTACCCGTGCCACCGGTGCCCATCGCCGGGTCGTCGATCGGCCGAGTCTTCGTTTGCGGATCGCCGAACTGGACGAGGAATGGCCTCGGCTTCTTGACCGCTTTGAAAATCTTCTGCCCGTCGTAGAAGCCGTCGCGCACGAGCTTGGAGATGTGGGCTGTGGTTTTCGGCGCTTCGTCCGTGTATAGGCGGATGACGACGTTACCGCGCCCCGCGATCTGCATGGTGATCCGGGTTTCTGGTGGGGCATCTTGCGTCCGTTGGGCAGATAACCCAGCGGCGAGTGCCGTGACCAATATCAAAACGGGGAGTCGTCGAACCATTTCTCTCTGTTCTAACGCACGAGAGCGCGAGGGGTGACGGAAATATTAGGCTAATCGTTCAACGCCCGGCCGTAGCCGTCAACCTTCGTACTGCCGCAAAGCATCGCGATGCCATCGACGACCGACCAGATGAACCCAACGCCGCAGATCGGAGCCGTGAGCAGCTGCACAAACCCTTGGGCCCAGTAGCCCAAATACATTCGCCCGCTTCCAGGGATGATAAGTTGAACAATCCCAGCGATCAGGCGATTCTTGTCGCTTCGAGGTAGCGAGGCGAAATTGATCGGCCCATGGGCGTAGGTCTGCAGCGGTGCGTACGCCATCGGTTGCTGGTAAGAGCCATACGGGGAAATGGGTGGAGACGAATACCCGCCGAACGAAGGGCTGGGGGTCGCAACGGGCTCAGGCGGCGGCGTGAGCGAGTGAATCTCACGGAACGTGGGGATCAGTTCAAGCACCGTGTCCGCGTGAGACCAGTCCGGCATGCCCGCTCGCCAAACGTAAGTCTTCTTCTCGATGACACCGTCACGCACCAGTTCGACTACTTGGTCCTCGGTTAGAGGTCCCAAGCGTCCAAAGTGACCGATATAGAACCACTCAACGGAACTCACGGAGGCCATAGTTTTCACTCACGGGGTGTCGGGCTAGCTTACGTTGTCACTATTGTATCGGAAGAGACGAGGCAATGCTCACCGATAGGGCAATTGGTCCCGATCCCAGCGTCCGGTATCCTTGCAACTATCCATGTCCGTTCGAGTTCGCTACGCCCCTTCCCCAACTGGCAGCCCCCACGTTGGCAACATCCGCGACGCGCTGTTCAAACACTTGTTTGCGCGCCACCACGGCGGGGTGAACATCCTGCGTATCGAGGACACCGACCGAACCCGATTTGTACCCGGTTGCGAAGACGAGATCGTGGAGAGTCTCAACTGGCTTGGCATTCAGTTTCAAGAGGGGATCACTGCGGGCGGCGATTGCGGGCCGTACCGCCAGAGCGAACGCAAGGAGTTGGGCATCTACGAGAAGTGGGTGCAGGTGCTGCTTGAGCGTGGCCATGCTTACAAGGCGTTCGATACCCCCGAAGAGTTGACCGAGATGCGCGAGTTCCAGCAGGTGAACAAGCAGCCCATCGGCTACTTTGGAGGAACCTGGAGGGACGCATCTGCGGCCCAGGTCGAAGCTGCCGAAGCGGCGGGCCGACCGTTCGTGATCCGACAGCGCATCCCACGCAGTCAGACCATCGTCATCCAGGATTTCATCCGCGGTCGGGTTGAGTGGGACAGCGATACGGTCGATGATCCCGTCTTGATCAAGGCCGACGGCATGCCAACGTATCACTTTGCAGCGATGGTGGATGACCACCTCATGAGCATCACCCACATCATGCGCGGCGAGGAATGGATCTCCAGCGCGCCCAAGCATGCGATGCTGTTTGATCAGTTCGAGTGGGAGCGCCCGGTATTCGTCCACTGCCCGGTGATCAAGGGGAAGGACGGCTCGAAGCTGAGCAAGCGCCATGGCGATACTCGCGTCCTCGACTACCGGTCTGCCGGTTACATGCCCGCCGCGCTGGCAAACTTCGTCGCACTGATCGGGTGGTCGCCCAAGGGTGATCGCGAAATCCTGACGATGGACGAACTGATCGAGGCTTTCGATCTGGACGGATTGCAGCCGTCGCCGGGCGTCTTTGATCTGGACAAGCTGCGATGGATGAACGGAAACGCCATCCGGTCGGCAGACACGGGAGCACTCGTAAGCCAAACTGTCGGGTTTGCCCAGGCCCCGGACACCGCGGAGTACTGGTCCCGCGAGGCGCATGCGGACGGGACGCTGGCCGCGCTTGAGTTGCTCACCGAAACCGCCAGTCGCGATCCGGGTCTGGTGCGCGAGGCGATCCGGTTGGAGCAGGAGCGGGTTGTGACGCTCGCCGACTTTGGGCCTGCTTGCGCCTTCTTCTTCCAAGACGAACCACCCATGGACGATAAGGCCGTTGAGAAGTGGTTTGGCGAGGCGCACGTGCCAGTGCTGATCGACTTCTTGATTGCCCGCTTCGAAGGCAAATCCAGCGTGACGACCGAAGAGTGCGAAGTCGCCATCCGAGAGTTCTGTACGGCGCACGGGTTTGAGAAGATCGGCCCGGCGGTACACCCGACGCGGGTCGCGCTGACGGGCAAGACCGCAGGCCCCGGTCTGTGGGACCTGATGGCGACGCTCGGCCCAGACCGAATGGTACAGCGATTGCGTCGCGCTAAGGGCCTCGTTCGCGCATGACCGTTCGGGTGCTGCAGAGCGGTGATCCCGAAATCGACCGGCTTCTTTCCGCTCGCGGTGTCACACGGGATTCCGCCCTGCGCGACGCGGTGGCTAGGATCATTGACGATGTAGCAGCGCGCGGCGACCAAGCCGTTCTGGAGTCGGGACAGCGATTCGACTCACCGGATCTCAAGAGTTTATGGGTTCCGGCGGAGGAAGTCTCCGCCGCGCGGATCGAGCCAGACGCCGAGTCCGCGCTCAGCCTGGCCGCGGACCGGATTCGCGACTACCACCGAGCGCAGTTGCATGCGATCCAGTCCGGTTGGGAGGTGACCCCCCACGGAGCCGCCGAATGGCGTACCCAGCAGCTTCATGGCGGAACGATTGGCCAGCGGATGCGCCCGTTACAATCGGTCGGAATCTACGTCCCCGGCGGGCTCGCCCAGTACCCCAGCAGCGTGCTCATGAACGCCATTCCTGCCGATGTCGCCGGGGTGGAACGGATTGTCCTCGTCAGCCCGGCTCGATCAAGAGGCGACACCGGCACAGCCTTGCTTGTGGCCGGCCGCCTCGCAGGCGGATTTCCGTTTTATCGCGCGGGCGGGGCGGCGGCCGTGGCTGCGCTGGCGCTCGGCACCGAGATTCTGCCGCGCGTGGACAAGGTCGTCGGCCCGGGCAACAAATGGGTCAACGAAGCCAAGCGCCAGCTTTGGGGTCAGGTCGGGTTAGACGGTTACGCGGGTCCGAGTGAAGTGTGCGTCGTCGTCGATTCCGGTGCCAATCTACGCTTCGCGGTGGCGGATCTTCTCACTCAAATCGAACACGCCGAAGACAACCAGGGATTTGCCGTGCTTATCGGCAGCGATCTCGAACGCCCGTTCCTGTCAGAGCTTGACCGTCAGCTTGGGGACGCCCCGCGCGCTGAGGTCATGCGAAGCGCGCTCCTGGCAGGAGGCGCGATCCTGGTGACCGATTCCGTGGGGGAAGCCCAGAGGTGGGTAAACCAAATCGCCCCGGAACACCTAACGCTTGCCGTTGCCGATCCAGAGCGATTCGCTCACGAAATCTACAACGCGGGTTGCATCATGATGGGTGAGTGGACTCCGGAGTCCGGGGGCGACTACGTGGTCGGGCCGTCGCATACGCTGCCAACCGCCACTGCGGCCAGGTTTGGCAGTCCGCTGAGCGTCGCCGACTTCCTGAAGGTGCAATCGCTCTCCCACTTGACCGCGGACGATCTGCGCCCGCTCATTCCGGCGATCGAAACCATTAGCGAGCTTGAGGGGCTCCCCGGGCACGGAAGGGGCGCGACGATCCGTCGGTCTTAGCGCAGATCAGAGGCAAGGCGTACAACATCGGACCACGCTGAGCGAAGGTCACTGAGCAACGGCGATCCCGCACGAGAGACGGAAACGTCGTCAAAGTGGATCTCGGTCAGAAGCACGTGTTCTTCCCCAATCGGCGATTGTCCGAGGACGTCGCCGTTCGGACCGACGACCATGCCACCCCCAACAAACCCCTTGCCGCCCTCAAAGCCGCACAACATCGAGTTCACGCAGAAAACACTGTGCTCTTCAGCCGTCGCGATCAGCAGCCGGCGATAACGCTCCCAATTGCCCGGGTTCGGGCCTGAGAATCCTCGGGCGGGAGAGGCGCTCGGAACGAGCAAGATCGTCGCACCCGCCATCGCCGCCAGAGTCGGCAAGATCGAGTGCCAAATGTCCTCGCAAATCAAAACTCCGACTCGGCCAAACCGCGTCTCGAAGACACCGAGTTCGTGACCTCGGGCAATGAATCGCTCCTCATCGAAGACTCCGTACGTCGGCAGGAAGAACTTGCGGTAGGTGTGGATGCAACGGAGCTCTGTTCCTGACCACTCGAAGTAGCTCGCAGAATTGAAAACGTCCTCGCGGTGCGATTCGTAGTAGCCCACCAGCACGTCGAACGGCCGGGCGTGCCCCGCGAACCGTTTGCCCAACTCCTGAGTAAGCGCTTCGGCGGTGAGCGCGCTTTCAAGTACCCCGCCCTCCAGGTAGTAGCCGGTGACGCTCGTCTCGGGGGTCACGATCAGTTCGGCCCCCGCCTCGCTTGCGTCGCGGACGATCTTGGCCAGCCGATCCAGGTTTTTCGCGACCTCCGCCTTGTCCGGCGCAAACTGAACGCTGGCGATGAGGTTCGACATGCTGGCCAGTTTACCAGCGCTGTTTGAACCTGGTGAATCAGCGGTCGTCGGGGTTGTCACCGCCAAACTCCACGATCCCTGGGGCACGACCACCCGCGAGTCGCGTCGCTTGGTACAGGTGCCTCGATGCGGTCGAGGCCTCCGAAGTGGACGACGCGACGAGGATGAGCCGTTCCACCGCCCGGGTCATCGCGACGTAGTACAGACGGTCACGCTCCGCCAACTCCGCACTCATCGACAAGTGATCCAGCCACTGCTTGGCGAACGGCCTCGCTCCAGGTTCCAGCGGCACATAGGCTAGCCCGGTTCTGCTGTCAAACCTGGACTTGTCGGCCTTGTTCCGACCCATTGTATCGGCCACCACCACCACCACCGGAAACTCGAGCCCTTTGGCAGCGTGCATTGTCATCAGCGTCACTTCATCCTCGGCCGGATCGATCCAAGTTGGCTCGCCCGCTCGGTGGCCAATGAGCTGGACCGCTCGGATATGTTCCCCGAACTCCCGCGGACCCCAATGCGGCGACGCGGCAGCAAGCGCTAACACCCGGCGCGCGTTGGCGACGTCTTGCCGCGCACGCACCCCCCGCGCCAGCCGTTGCAAGTACTCCGTCTCGGCGAACAGCAGGCTCAGCACTTCCCAGGCAGGAAGACGGTCGGCGTACCCGGACAGCGGCTCCAGCCACCTGCGGAAACTCTGCAACTTGGCTGCGTCGTCGGCATCTTCCAAATCCAATGTCAGCATGGCCTCGCGCGTATTCTCGTGGCTCGCGATCTGGACCACCGAATCAAGGGAAAGATCCACGAATGGACTGTGGAGCATGGAGAGCAACGCCAGGCCGTCGTTCGGGTCGCTTAAGGCGGCAAGACCATTCGCGATGTCTCGCACCACCATCCGGGTGTAGAACTTCTCGGTTTCGGTCAGTACCCGGCTGGCGATGCCGACGCGCTCGAGCGCACCCTGGATGCTTGAGCATTCCTTGGCGGTTCGGCACAGCACTGCGATTGCGTTACCCGGTATCCCGTCCCCGAGCGTCCGCTGGATGCCACTGACGATAGCTTCATCGCGGCCAAGGTCGGCTTTCCAAAGTTCGACGCCCGTGAACTCCTGCGCGACCGGCGCGCCAAACGGGTCCTCGAGATCTTCGGTAGGAGACATCGGCACGTAATGCGACTTCCAACGCTTGCCAAAGTAGTCGTCGATAAACCGCAAGATCCCCGGCTCCTTCGTGCGATGATTCCTTGCAAGCCTTACGCTGGGTAGCGACTCGACGCGATCCAAGAACAGTTGCGGGTCGGCGTAACGAAACCCATAGATCGACTGCTGCGCATCCCCGACAAGCATCTCGTCTTCGATCTGAAGCGCTTGAATCAGGGACATCTGTATCGGGTTGAGGTCCTGCGCCTCGTCCACTAGCAGCAGCTTGTACCGGTCCCGTAGACGCTGACGCACACGCGGGACGTCCGTAATAAGCCGCACCCCGCGCCACTCCAGTTCGGTTTGGTCGAATCTCTGGGCGCGTTCCATCTCCGCGCCGTACTGCCGCCACGTCTCGATGGCGATCTCCATGAACGCGCACAGAGTCGTGTAGAAGCGCTCCTCAGTCTCGATGGTCGTCGATTTCATCCACGCGACGTTTTTACTGCTGGCTTTGACCGCCAGCAAGCGCTCGCTCACCGATCCTGTCGTCTCCTCGAAAATCGCTCGGGCGGGGGGCTCGAAGCTCGCCAGGAATACATCTGTCCAGGCTTCTTGCAGGCTCAAGGCGTCCGCATAGATCCGCTCAAACTCCCGGAGAGGCCGACCGCTGATACGCAGTGCATCCACCGCCTCATGGACCAACGCGCCAAGCTTGCCGTGGGGATCCGTCGAGTTGTAGACCCGCTCACCTGCGAGCTCCGAGATGAGCGCGTTCGCTGCGGGGCTCAGGAGTTCCGGCGCAGTCAAGACACGAGCGAGCGCGAGTTCCCGCATGGTCCGCGATTCCGCGCCGCTGGCGATCTCGACCTCCGGGTCCATCCGAGCATCGAGCGCGTTTTCGCGGAGGACTCGGTGTAAGAAGCCGTGAACGGTCTGGATCGGCCCCGTCTCCGCAAGCTGGGCATCTTCAAACCGGCCCGCGCTACGGAGCTGCTCCACGATGCGTGCCCGCATCTCCCGTGCGGCCTTACGCGTGAAGGTGATCGTGAGAATCTCGTCGGCTCGGGCTCGCCCAAGCAGGACCGCATTGACGAACCGTGCCACCAGCACCCGAGTCTTTCCTGCTCCGGCTGCCGCAATCACCGAAAACCGGGCCGGCGCGTGATTGACCGCCGCCGACTGCTCTTCAGACAGCTCGATCATCGGTCGAGCCCTCCTCGGGAAGAAGTGCTTCACCAAACTGCGACGACACACGACACAGTTCTCCGTAAAGGCAGCGCTCGCACGCTTGTCCCGGCGTTGGAGCCATTTCTCCCGCGTCAAGGGATTCGAACGAGCGCTGCACCAAGTCCATGACGTGCCGCGCGAACGGACCTCGCTCTGCGGGTAGCCGCTTCCATCGGACGTTGTTTTTGAGCGCTCGCCACTCTTCGGCGTTCCAAATGACGATGATTTGACGCTCGCCACTCATAGAATCGACCGACGCTCCAAACGTCGGCGCGACTCTGAACAGCGAAAGCATCCACAGGTAAGTCTCGAACCACCTGTGCTCATCCAGGTGGGGTCCGGTGTCGTGATTCGGGAGCCTGCTGGACGGCGCGGAGGCATGGAACAGATGGACGAACGCGATGCCGTCTTGTTGGGTGATTGCCGGAGCCGTGCCTTTGAGCTTCAGAGTTCTCCCCGGGAGCTTCAGTTCGGCTCCAGTTCCGTGCTCGCCAAGACGAACTTGGGCGGTCGAGGACGTCGCGCCCGTGCCCAGTTGCTCACGCATGGAGAACTCACGCTGAAGCCAACCAGCGATGGCCCTCCTCCCGTGCGCTTCAAGAAGGTTGAGCTCGGCACGGTCCGCATGCGGAAAGACTTCATCCAGTGTCTCGTCGAGCGCGGATTCGAGCGCTGCCTTTGCCGCATTCGCATCGGGTTGAGTCGCCAGATTCGCTCGGACCGGTATCTTCGGCAATCGCCAGTGGAATTGGCTCGCCCCCTTGGCCCGCAGATTCAACCGGTGTCGGCATGCCGATTGGAATGCACAGTTCAGGCCTGACGCCAGCTCGGCGATCTCGACTCCCTCAACCCAATGAGGACGCACCACCCCTTTAGCAGCATCCGTCTGGAGTCGTCGCAGTGGTGGGGCGTCCCGCGGCCCATCAAGTGCCAAGCGCAGGTTCAAATCGAACGGGAGCGTGCACTCTGCCGCCGTGGGCACTACGTTTTCACGCCCGTGGAGCACTCGCTTGAACCCTGCGCCGAGGTTTTGCTCCAGCCGCTCGACGTAGTAACTTGGCGTCGCCTCGCGCTCCTCCTGCGATTCCGGCATCAGAAAGACGAGCCGCCGCGATGCGGCCCCACAGAGCCGGACAAACGCATCCCGCTCGTCGTCAGTGTGTGACGGTGATCGCGGGAGGGCAGGTCGGGTGGGAAGTTCTCTCTCCAGTAGCGCACGATCCGCGTCGCTCAGTAAAGCGTTCTCGGTCCTCGGCGTTGGGTACGCGCTCTCGACCACCCCCAGTGCGAGAACGACCTGGCTGCGGGCCGCTTGCCCAGGGTCAGAGACCAGCCGTACGCCGCCGTCTCTGCGTCGCGCGGACCAAACCTCCCCCTCGTCCACTCGCTGTTTCAGGAACCGGACCCAAGCCTGAAAACTGAGCGCGCCACTTCCCTGCACTTCGGTCACCGAGGCGAACTGACTCAAGATGATCTCTAACCGATTTTTCGCTTGCAGGTCGCGATCTCGCGTGGGGTTCAGTTCACCCGCCACCCGCTCGGGAAATGGGTCGATGACAAACAGGGCCTGGAGATGCTCTAGCCACCCGACATAGGAACGATCCTCCTGCAATGCGATCCGGTACCAACTTAAGATGTTGGTCAGGGCGTGAGTGACTTCGCCTTGCGCCTCGGACCACTGCTCCAGCGCGTCCCACTCCTTTCCTCGCGACCTTCGTGCTTCGAACACGGCTTCTCCGATGTTCCGCTGAACCTCGGAGTCGAAGTTCAAGTACGAGCTCTTTGCCAGTACCGCCCACTCACGGACGTCTCCATCCGACCGCGAGGTCAGGATGCGCATCAAAAACTGGATGAGGGAGTTTGCTCCCAGTTCGATCTTGTAGCTGGCCATGACTGGCAACTGGAGTTGTCGAGCAGCGGCCAGCAGTAGCGGCGCATAGACACTCGTGTCTCGCGCCACAAACGCGATCTGGTCCATCGGCACGCCCGCTTCGATCGACCGGAACGCCTCTCGGACCGCCCATTCCGCCTCGCTCATCGGATCGTGCGCGACGAGCATCGACACCTCCGGGGCTTCGGTTGCTTTGCGCTCAGAAAAGACTGTCTCGAGCCAACCGGCGGCTTGGGGAGTTGTGACAGGTTGGTCCACCCCCAAGTCTTGAGCGATGAGCGCGGCCTGGGAAAATGTGGGCGACTCGGGGCCGAGCGACTCAATCAGCGCAACGATCGGAAGTCCGAGATCTGCAAGCCACCGAAGCCATGCGCAAGCGACCGGCAAGCGGCGGCTCCCTGTGAGAACCACGAGCTGGCCGATGCCCGCGAAGGTGGCTCGCTCCGGTAGCTCCCGTCCGATCTGGCCGAGCAGCACTTCGGTGAGATGCGTTCTCCCCACACTCGCCATGCCCTCGGACTCGGCCACCATCAAATGTGTGAGTTCGGCGAGTCGGTCTCCTTCGGTGCCCTGCTCCGTAGCGACTTGGGACAGCTCGTCCGCCGTAATACCGTAGTGCCGCAACTCGGTCAGGACATCAGCGACCTCTTTGCGCAAGCCTGCATACAACTGGCACGCCGAGAGGGGAGATTCGGGCGATAGCTTGGTGAGGACTGAAGCTAAAACTGCATCCCGTTCGTACTCTCTTGCGATGGGCCGGGTCGGTTCGCGCAGAATAACGGTGACTCGGCGAACAAGCTCGCTGAGTCCCAGGACTTCTCGGTCGTCGTCTTCGTCATGAAGATCGGCGAGGATGGGAACTTGACGGTCGTCCAAAGCCGTCAGTACCGATGGTCCTTTGCATGCCTTCGCGAGCGCTCTAGAAATTCCAAGAGCGGTTGGGGCGACCCATTGAATCGTGAGCGGCATAAGAATGAACTGAGTTGAGCCTACATCCGTCTACATTTCTTAACGGAGTACGGCTTCATTTTGGCCGATGTATCGTATTGTGGAGGAATCATATTGATGGTTAGTAACAAGAGTTGGGTTGGTGTGGCAGCGTTCTGTGTAGCGGCAGCGCTCATCGTGGGTTGTGGCGGCGGTGGCGGAGTCGCCGCGACAAGTGGCGGTGGCGCAACCGCAGGGAGCACTGCGGGCAGCACTGCGGGCAGCACCGCCGGCTCAACCTCGGGCAGCACTTCTGGCGCGCCCGCATTCCAGATTGTGGTCGCCGACCAAGGTAACGACCGCCTCGCCAGCATGACCGACATGGGCGGCTCGAATTGGGCCACCCACGCGACGGGCATCAGCGGCGGAGTTTCGCCCGTTGCAATCGCCCGTGACAGCAGCAAGCGTCTGTATTACGTGAACCCGTCTGGCAACGCCGTCGTCCGCATGGACACG
This genomic interval carries:
- a CDS encoding UvrD-helicase domain-containing protein; this translates as MIELSEEQSAAVNHAPARFSVIAAAGAGKTRVLVARFVNAVLLGRARADEILTITFTRKAAREMRARIVEQLRSAGRFEDAQLAETGPIQTVHGFLHRVLRENALDARMDPEVEIASGAESRTMRELALARVLTAPELLSPAANALISELAGERVYNSTDPHGKLGALVHEAVDALRISGRPLREFERIYADALSLQEAWTDVFLASFEPPARAIFEETTGSVSERLLAVKASSKNVAWMKSTTIETEERFYTTLCAFMEIAIETWRQYGAEMERAQRFDQTELEWRGVRLITDVPRVRQRLRDRYKLLLVDEAQDLNPIQMSLIQALQIEDEMLVGDAQQSIYGFRYADPQLFLDRVESLPSVRLARNHRTKEPGILRFIDDYFGKRWKSHYVPMSPTEDLEDPFGAPVAQEFTGVELWKADLGRDEAIVSGIQRTLGDGIPGNAIAVLCRTAKECSSIQGALERVGIASRVLTETEKFYTRMVVRDIANGLAALSDPNDGLALLSMLHSPFVDLSLDSVVQIASHENTREAMLTLDLEDADDAAKLQSFRRWLEPLSGYADRLPAWEVLSLLFAETEYLQRLARGVRARQDVANARRVLALAAASPHWGPREFGEHIRAVQLIGHRAGEPTWIDPAEDEVTLMTMHAAKGLEFPVVVVVADTMGRNKADKSRFDSRTGLAYVPLEPGARPFAKQWLDHLSMSAELAERDRLYYVAMTRAVERLILVASSTSEASTASRHLYQATRLAGGRAPGIVEFGGDNPDDR
- a CDS encoding DUF4339 domain-containing protein yields the protein MSSVEWFYIGHFGRLGPLTEDQVVELVRDGVIEKKTYVWRAGMPDWSHADTVLELIPTFREIHSLTPPPEPVATPSPSFGGYSSPPISPYGSYQQPMAYAPLQTYAHGPINFASLPRSDKNRLIAGIVQLIIPGSGRMYLGYWAQGFVQLLTAPICGVGFIWSVVDGIAMLCGSTKVDGYGRALND
- a CDS encoding peptidylprolyl isomerase, coding for MVRRLPVLILVTALAAGLSAQRTQDAPPETRITMQIAGRGNVVIRLYTDEAPKTTAHISKLVRDGFYDGQKIFKAVKKPRPFLVQFGDPQTKTRPIDDPAMGTGGTGTKIPYEASGLRHVRGAVGLSRLPEDKDSGDCQFYIMLGAYSFLDDNYTVFGQVVEGLDLLDSLEPGDVVTKVTYVKK
- a CDS encoding glutamate--tRNA ligase, whose amino-acid sequence is MSVRVRYAPSPTGSPHVGNIRDALFKHLFARHHGGVNILRIEDTDRTRFVPGCEDEIVESLNWLGIQFQEGITAGGDCGPYRQSERKELGIYEKWVQVLLERGHAYKAFDTPEELTEMREFQQVNKQPIGYFGGTWRDASAAQVEAAEAAGRPFVIRQRIPRSQTIVIQDFIRGRVEWDSDTVDDPVLIKADGMPTYHFAAMVDDHLMSITHIMRGEEWISSAPKHAMLFDQFEWERPVFVHCPVIKGKDGSKLSKRHGDTRVLDYRSAGYMPAALANFVALIGWSPKGDREILTMDELIEAFDLDGLQPSPGVFDLDKLRWMNGNAIRSADTGALVSQTVGFAQAPDTAEYWSREAHADGTLAALELLTETASRDPGLVREAIRLEQERVVTLADFGPACAFFFQDEPPMDDKAVEKWFGEAHVPVLIDFLIARFEGKSSVTTEECEVAIREFCTAHGFEKIGPAVHPTRVALTGKTAGPGLWDLMATLGPDRMVQRLRRAKGLVRA
- the hisD gene encoding histidinol dehydrogenase, with amino-acid sequence MTVRVLQSGDPEIDRLLSARGVTRDSALRDAVARIIDDVAARGDQAVLESGQRFDSPDLKSLWVPAEEVSAARIEPDAESALSLAADRIRDYHRAQLHAIQSGWEVTPHGAAEWRTQQLHGGTIGQRMRPLQSVGIYVPGGLAQYPSSVLMNAIPADVAGVERIVLVSPARSRGDTGTALLVAGRLAGGFPFYRAGGAAAVAALALGTEILPRVDKVVGPGNKWVNEAKRQLWGQVGLDGYAGPSEVCVVVDSGANLRFAVADLLTQIEHAEDNQGFAVLIGSDLERPFLSELDRQLGDAPRAEVMRSALLAGGAILVTDSVGEAQRWVNQIAPEHLTLAVADPERFAHEIYNAGCIMMGEWTPESGGDYVVGPSHTLPTATAARFGSPLSVADFLKVQSLSHLTADDLRPLIPAIETISELEGLPGHGRGATIRRS
- a CDS encoding orotate phosphoribosyltransferase codes for the protein MDLGELLEASGAILRGHFILTSGRHSDVYFEKFRVLEQPKVLSTLCAEIAQHFQHSKIDLVAGPTTGGIIIAFEVARQMGLPALYVESEGGKKTLRRGASIPRDARVLVVDDVLTTGTSVREVTSLGREHSAQIAGVGVLIDRSAEPLDFGAPLFASYRVEAQTFAPDNIPAWLAKTPPQKPGTRPILT